The following are encoded in a window of Armatimonadota bacterium genomic DNA:
- a CDS encoding pyridoxal-phosphate dependent enzyme, producing the protein MNDHTLRIYDSILGLLSSVDNPTPLVRLNRVVPFRNAQVYAKLEWYNPFGAVKDRVAASMVADAEEHQRMGAEQQLVEPTSGNTGFALAMLSNAKGYHLTTPLSIEIPLEKRTMLRFFGADVIELDDTLCPAPGAPEGAIAKAVEIAEHPGFHMLNQYANEANPDAHYSTTGPEIWRQTEGRVTHFVASLGTCGTITGAGRFLKEKSSEVQVLGVHPSEGHDIPGVRSIRQLEQTELFRPEQYDRLIEVHDKAAFDMCLRLNREESITAGPSSGLALAGLLEMVPDEPGNLAVVVFPDSAFKYPSSLARHLPGLAAAQPQGGGPREKLLDRMIENVRASAALTIDADAAHELWLQSKPFVMDVRPSELYREAHIPGAVNKPLSELGEDLSGLPEALDAPILSVCQLGNASLSGVLFLKSLGYTNVLSIKGGTLGWREKGFATDSE; encoded by the coding sequence ATGAACGACCACACGCTGCGCATCTACGACTCTATCCTCGGCCTGCTCTCGAGCGTCGACAACCCAACTCCGCTGGTACGGCTCAACCGTGTCGTGCCTTTTCGGAACGCGCAGGTGTACGCCAAGCTCGAATGGTACAACCCATTCGGGGCCGTCAAGGACCGGGTGGCCGCCAGCATGGTGGCGGACGCCGAGGAGCACCAGAGGATGGGAGCGGAGCAGCAGCTCGTAGAGCCCACGTCAGGCAACACCGGTTTCGCCCTCGCCATGCTCTCCAACGCCAAGGGGTACCACCTCACCACACCCCTGTCGATCGAGATACCGCTTGAGAAGCGCACGATGCTGCGGTTTTTCGGGGCCGATGTCATAGAGCTTGACGACACGCTCTGTCCGGCGCCTGGTGCGCCCGAGGGGGCGATCGCCAAGGCCGTGGAGATCGCTGAGCATCCCGGCTTCCATATGCTCAACCAGTACGCCAACGAGGCGAACCCGGACGCCCACTACAGCACGACGGGACCGGAGATCTGGCGCCAGACCGAAGGCCGGGTGACGCACTTCGTGGCCAGCCTTGGCACGTGCGGAACCATCACGGGAGCGGGACGATTTCTAAAGGAAAAAAGCTCCGAGGTCCAGGTCCTGGGCGTCCATCCCAGCGAGGGCCACGACATTCCGGGCGTGCGCAGCATCCGCCAGCTTGAACAGACCGAGCTGTTCCGCCCCGAACAGTATGACCGCCTGATCGAGGTCCACGATAAGGCTGCGTTCGACATGTGCCTTAGGCTCAACCGGGAGGAGAGCATCACCGCTGGACCGAGCTCCGGACTGGCTCTCGCGGGTCTGCTCGAGATGGTCCCAGACGAGCCGGGCAACCTCGCAGTGGTGGTCTTTCCCGACAGCGCATTCAAGTATCCGTCCTCGCTGGCGCGACATCTGCCGGGTCTCGCCGCCGCGCAGCCGCAGGGCGGAGGGCCCCGTGAGAAGCTGTTGGACCGAATGATCGAGAACGTGCGCGCCAGCGCGGCTCTGACCATCGACGCGGACGCCGCCCACGAACTTTGGCTACAAAGCAAGCCGTTCGTGATGGACGTCCGCCCCAGTGAACTGTACCGCGAGGCGCACATCCCCGGCGCCGTGAACAAGCCGCTCTCCGAGCTGGGCGAGGACCTCTCGGGGCTGCCCGAGGCTCTGGACGCACCCATCCTCAGCGTCTGCCAGCTCGGCAACGCATCGCTCTCCGGCGTCCTGTTCCTCAAGTCGCTCGGTTATACGAACGTGTTGAGCATCAAAGGGGGAACCCTCGGCTGGCGCGAGAAGGGCTTCGCCACGGATTCGGAATAA